Below is a window of Mycolicibacterium rhodesiae NBB3 DNA.
CTGATGGTCGTCGGTGGCGTCGGCGAACGTGTTGACGCGGTCCTGCGTGACCTCGAGCCATTCCGTCGGACCGAGCTGGCTGCCTTGCGCCGCGACCAACTCGTCGAGACCACTAAAGGTTTTCACTTCGACTCCTTCTAGAAGACCACTGTCTGATTGCCGTATCGGATGATCCGGTCCTCACAGTGCCACAACACCGCCCGAGACAATACGAGGCGTTCCACATCGGCGCCGAGCCGAACCAGATCCTGGACGTCCTGACGATGATCGACGCGCACCACGTCCTGCTCGATGATCGGCCCCTCGTCGAGGGCTTCGGTCACATAGTGTGCCGTCGCACCCACGAGCTTGACGCCACGCTCTTTGGCGCGCCGATAGGGTGCCGCCCCGAGGAATGCCGGCAGAAACGAGTGATGGATGTTGATAATCGGGCACCCGATCTCACCGAGGAACTGCGGGGTGAGGATCTGCATGTATCGGGCGAGAACCACCAGATCGACGTTGCCGCGCAACAGGTCGAGCTGTCGGCGCTCGGCTTCGTCCCGGATCTCCTTCGTCGCAGGTACGTGGATGAACGGCACGGAGAAGGCCCGAACCTGGTCGGCGAGGTCCGGATGGTTGGAGATCACCATCGCCACCGACATCTGGATCTCGCCGCGCCGGTTGCGCCAGAGCAGGTCTAGGAGACAGTGATCCTCCTTGGAGGCCAGGATCGCCACCGTTTGGGCTTCGACGCTTCGGTGAGCCTGAAGTCCATCTCGAACCTCGCTGCCACCTCGTCGGCGAATTTGCGTTCGAGCTCATCACGCGCCGCTGCCAGACCCGGAAGGTGAAAGATGGTGCGCTGCATGAAAGTGCCGCCGGACTGCTCCGTGGCGTGCTGGTCCAACGACACGATGTTCGCCCCGGCCCCGGCCAGGAATGTGCTGACGGCCGCGACCAAGCCTGGCCGGTCGTCGCATCGGAGCAACAGCCTGCCGATGTCCTTGGCCGGGAGGTCCCCACGCCCGGCCCGCGGGTGTTCGCTGGCCACCTAGATCAGCGTGTCACATCGACAGCGCGCTCACGCCGATTCTTCGGCCGACCAGACTCCACCGGCCGGCCGCTTCAGAACGGTGAGTGCGGGCGACAGGATCAGCTGAGCTCGGTTGCCGCCCGCGCGACGAGCGTCATGCATGGCGTCGGTGGCCACCGAGAGCACCTCGTCCAGCACGTCGTACGGAGGATGACCCGCCAGCGGGCTCATCGCCGTGCTCACCACGCCGATGCTCGCGGTCAACCGACTGGGACTCGACGCGACCGTGGCACGCACCCGTTCCACAAGAGGAGACGGATCATCCGTGTTCAGCACGTCGGCGATCAGGAACTCATCCTCGGACACATGCGCGATCAGCGCGACTTGGCGAACCGTTTCCCGCAGTCGCTGTCCGACCGCCACGCGCGCCCGGTCAGCGGCTGCGACACCCGCCATATCTCGATAGAGCGAGAAGCTGTCGAGATTGACGACGGCAACCATCAGGTATCGGTCACCGCCCCGATCTCGAGAACTCATCAACGTCGCGGCCTGCTCCGCGAAGGCGCCGTGCGTGAGCAGGTTGGTGAGCGGTTCGAGGTCATCGAGCCGCACATCGCTGGTGATCGATCGCAGCAGCGTCCGGCAGGCGAATACCGTGAACACGTTCACGAGTCCGACAAGAAGGGCACCTGTTATCGCCAGCACCGAGTCGGTCTCGGCGACCCGCACCGCCAAGGCGACAACGGTGGCGGCGCCGACCACCCACATGGACACCAGCAGCCGCACGGAATGGAACAGCGCGACGAAGCCGCCCAGAATCGCAAACGCGGTCGAGCCCAGCAGACCGACGACTGGATTGGTCGTCATCACGCTCGCGGCCGCGATGTAGACGGATCCGATGATGACGCAGGCTTCCGACGTGACCCGCGTCGGCCAGCGCTTCCTCAGCCACACCCCTGCCATCGCGACGCTGCACACCGCGCCGACGACGGCGACGATCCGGCCCCAGAAATAGGACGCTCCGGCGGGGCTTGCGGTCGTGAACAACGGAATCGATCCGGCCGAGATGATCATCCCGGCCACCACGAGGCAGGTCCTCGTCTGCAGTCCGCGCGCAGCCAGAAACGCCGTCAACCAGTAGTAGTGATCGCGATTGCGTTCGGTGCGTCCGCCCGCAGCCATCACCGGTCACACCCCACGATGCCACCCGGGACCTGCGCGCATCGGCCAATGTTAACGCCTATTGAGAGGACACGCTGTGAGTCGAAGCCGGCACCCAGCACACCGTGATGAAGAGTTCGACGTCTTTTATTTTCGTGGCGTTGCCGCAGTGTTTTATCCATGTAGAAAGTTCCACTCCAATCCTGCAAAGAGATCACGACCGAATGCTTGCTGAGGACGCACTCACGTCGGAGTCGCCGACGTTTTGAATTCGTCCGCTGCGCAATATGAGCGCGGTTAATACGGCGCCGGATACGAACAACAAGCCGGCTATGTAGAAAGCCACGGTGTAGCCGTGGACCGCCCCGGCCTCCGCGACGGCACGTGTGGGCGAACGATGGTTGTCGATGTAGCGCGTGAGAGCCGTGGTGAAGATCGTCGACAGGGCGGCGGTGCCGACCGTCCCGCCGATCTGCTGGCTGGTGTTGACCATCGCTGAGGCGACACCTGCGTCGGCTGTCGCGACCCCACTCGTCGCGGTTGCCACCGCCGGCGAGAATGCAAGCCCCATGCCGATGCCGAGTAAGACGATCGGTCCGAGGATGTCGTGCCGGTAGGTGGCGCCCACTTCGAGTTCACCCAGCCATGCCATGCCCGCCGCTGCCACGACCATGCCGATCGGGATGATCGGGCGAGGCCCGACCTTCGGCATCAGAAAGGTGTTCGCCAACGCGGCGGCAAGTCCGATCCCGACGGCCATCGGCAGAAACGCGACGCCGGTGGCGAGCGGGCTGTAGCGCAGATCGCGCTGCATGAAATAGGTGAGGAACAGAAATGCCGCGAACATCGCGCAGAACGTGATGGCGATCGTCAGATACGCGCCGCCACGGTTGCGGTCGGCGATGATCTTCAGGGGCAGCAGCGGTGTCTGCACCTGAGTCTCGACGATGACGAACACGCCGATGAGCACCGCCGACAGGGCGAGCATGACGACGGTCAGCAGCGCGCTCCAGCCGTGGCTCTCGGCGTGTGACAACCCGTAGACCAGGCAGAACAATCCACCTGTCGCGGCGGCGGCACCAGGCCAGTCGAGCTTGACCCGGCGCTGGGTTGGGCTCGCGCGCACGACGATCAGCGCACCGAGCGCGGCGGGTAGTGCCAGGGCCATGTTGACGTAGAGACACCACCGCCACGACAACCACTCCGTCATCGCACCGCCGAGAAGCAACCCGACGACCGCACCGCTGGCGGCGATGGCCGAGAACACGGCGAACGCTTTGGCACGGTCCTTCGGAGCGGTGAACGTGATGTTCAGGGTGGACAGCGCGGCCGGCGCGAGGATGGCGGCGAAAACACCTTGCGCCGCCCTTGCCGTGATCAGCATCGCGAACCCTCCCGCGACACCGCCGACAGCTGACGCGGCAGCGAAGCCGAGCAATCCGATGATCAGGGTGCGACGTACCCCGATCCGGTCCGATAATCGCCCGCCGAGCAGCAACAGGCTGCCGAACGCCAGCGAGTAGGCCGTGATCACCCACGGCCGGCTCGCGATGTCGAAGCCAAGATCGTCCTGGGCGGACGGCAGAGCGATGTTCACGATGGTGATGTCCAGCACCACCATCAGCTGTGCCACTCCAATGACGGCCAGTACGGACCACCGCGGAGTGGGCGGCACAGCCGTTGGGCTGGAACCACTTCGCGGCGACGCCATCTCGACGCGATACCCCGTGACTCGATTGCTCATGTTCTTCCTGTCGATTGGCACAGGCCGTCGCCGGCAGGCAGTGCGGTGCCTACGCTTTGCATCCTCAGGCGGCCGGCGCCAGCACCACAGCGGAGTTGTGACCGCCCATACCTAGCGACGTCTTGAGAGTCACCGCACCGGGTTTCAGCGGCGTGGGTCCGTCGAGCAACCGAGGATGTCCTGGCGCGACGGTCGGGGGCGCAGGCACGGTGCCGTGGGCATAACCGAGTGCAGCGGCAGCCAGCTCGACGGCCGCGGCAGCACCCTGGCAGTGTCCGACCAATTGCTTGACGGAGTAGATGTGCGGTGCGCCGTGCAGCACCTCGTCGACGATCTCGCCTTCCGCCTTGTCGCACTGCGCAGTGCCTGGTCCGTGCGCATTGAGATAGGCGACCTGGTCGGTGGACGTGTTCGCGGCTTTCAGCGCATTACGCACGCACCCGTCGATGTAGGTGCGCTGCGGGTCGACCGACGTCAGGTGGTAGGCGTCGTGGGTCATGTCTCCACCCAGCACGTCCACGTAGCCACGCTCGGCGCGGTTCGACAGGACGAACGCGACGGCCGCCTCCCCTGCCGGGAATCCGCGGCTGCCCTCCTGGAACGGACGGCAGGCGTCCAGCGGTTCGACGTCGACGACAGCAACACCGAGACGCACGAAGTGCTCGACGTTCTCGGGTGTCAGTGAGAGGTCCGTGGACACGAAGACGACGTCGTCGACGTATCCGCTGTCGAGCCACATCTTTGCGGTGATCAAGCCGGCGTTGCCCGACGAGCACATCGCGGAGACGTTCATGGCGGGGCCGTGGAAGTCGTACTCCTGCATCAGCATCGACACCGGCGTGGACGGCATCAGCGTCAGATAGTCGCGAATCCTGCGGTGCGCAGCGTCCTTCAGATAGAAGTCGCGCCACCCTTCGACCTCGCTGACCACCACCGCATGCAAGAGGCCGACCCGTGCGCCGGGCACCCAGCCGCGATCGGCCGCGTCGGTGAGTGCCTCGCGGGCAGCCCCGCGCATGGCGCGAGATGACCTGCTGAGGCCGTCCAGCGGGTCACCTTCGTCGGCCACTCGCGCCACCCACGCGTCCTCGTCGCCGGACGACCCGTATCCGCCAACCAGCTTTGCGGCGGGCTTTCCGCTGAGCAACCCATTCCACAGCTGCTCCGCGCCCCAGCCATACCCCGTCACTGCGCCGATCCCGGTGATCGTCATCGGTCCTGCCATGATGTGTCGCCTTTCTATTTCCGGTTTCAAATGCTCGTGCGAAAACTTCCCGTTTAATTAACGCCTACATCACCGTTATTGACCAGGCAAAATGTCAGCTGAAATATGGGGTGGGAACGGCGGGATGTACGAGGTTAAGCTGCGTGAAGCCAGCTAATTCGGAGATTGAGGGGCCGTTGATGGCGGTCGAAGCCGACGACGTGGGTACGACAAATGCGTCCTCCGTCGAACAGCGGTATCGACAGCTGCTCGAACACAGCCCCTATCCGATGTGCGTCCACGCCGACGGACGGGTCGTCTACGTCAACCCGGCCGGTGTCAGAGACATCAACGCGAACAGCGCGGATGACGTTGTGGGACGGATGATCACGGATTTCGTCGACGCCGAATCCATCGCACCGATGTTGTCCCGCATCGCCGCGCTGCACGAGGAGGGCGACAGCTCACCCCCGTCGGAGGCGGTGATGCGGCGCCTGGATGGCAGCCCGTTAGAGGTCGAAGTCGTCTCGGTGTTGACCAATTGGAACGGCAAACCCGCATACCAGGTCATCTTCCGCGACTTGACGATGCAGAAGGCCGCCGAGGAAAGCCTGCGGTATCAGGCCGCGCTTGTGACGCACGCCACAGACGCGATCATCGCCACGACGTTGGACGGCGCGGTCACGAGTTGGAACCCGGCAGCCGAAGCCATCTACGGACGCTCTGCGAAGCATGCGCTGGGGCTGCCGATCAACGAAGCCGTCGGCGCCGCCATCGATCCGGCCGCGGTCATCGCCGGCGGAGGCGTACGGCATGGTGTCCATCGCGCCGCGAACGGCACGGCGCTCATCGTCAGGGTGTCCGCCGCCGCCATGGGCGAAAACGGATATGTCCTCGTCTGCTCTGATCAGACCGCACTACGACGCGCCGAGCGCAGATTCCAGACTGTCGTCGACTCGCTGGTCGAAGGCGTGGTGGTGCTCGACTCCAATGGTCAGCCCGAGTGGATCAATCCCGCCGCCCGCCGCATTCTCGGGCTGGCCTCCAGCCGCGTCCTGGAGCGCGACGTCGACCCGTCGGTCGTGTTCCCGCTGTACGACTCCGATGGCGCATCGCTCGACAACTGGCACCAATTCTTCGTCAGGGGTCTGAAAAGCGGCCTCGCCAACCCGCACGACATCGTCGGTTTCGACCGTGCTGACGGCACCCGGCGCTGGCTATCGGTCAGCACCCGCCTGCTGGACCCCTCGGAAACCGGACAGCAAGCGCTGCTGGCGTCGTTCACCGACATCACCGACCAACGCGACGCACAGCTTCAGCTCAGGCACCAGGCCCACCACGACTCGCTCACCGGACTGCCCAACCGGGCGTATGCCGAAGCGCAGGCGACCGAAGCACTGCTCGAGGACCCACCGACGCTGGCGGCGGTCATGTTCATCGACCTCGACAACATCAAGACCGTCAACGATGCGTTCGGCCATCACACGGGTGACACCGTGATCAAGGCTGCGGCGCAGCGGTTACGGGCCACCCTGCGCTCCGAGGATCTGATCGCCCGCCACGGCGGCGACGAATTCGTCGCGCTACTTTTCGGCAATGCGGACCACACCGCACTGAAGCGTCTCGCCGAGCGGTTGCACGCCGCACTCGCCACCCCGCTGGACGTCTCCGGAATCTCGTGCAGCCTCACCGCCAGTATCGGCGTCACCGAAGTGAGGCCGGGTGATCGGCGTGACGCGGCGGAGATCCTGCGCGACGCCGACGCCGCGATGTACAAGGCGAAAGCCCATCGCGCCACCACACACTTCTTGTCGTCGCCAAGCGGCACGGACCCGCGGCTGAGGGTGCATAAGTAAACGGCGGTTCTGCGCCGCGAGTCCGAGCCCCACGTGTTCCCCACTTAATTAACTAGGTTTACTCTGTGCCTAGCGTCCTGCAGAAGGGGATCTCTATGGACCTCACGTTCTCGGCCGCCGACATCGCATTCCGCGACGAGGTGCGCGAGTTTCTCAACGACAAGCTGACACCGGAACTGCGTCGTGCGGGTCGCCTCATGACCAGCGTCTATGCCGATCATGAGGCGAGCATGGAATGGCAGCGGATCCTGCACGAGCGAGGCTGGGCGGCGCCGGCCTGGCCGGTCGAGCACGGCGGCTGCGACTGGAGCCTGACCCAGCACTACATCTTCAGCCGGGAGTCCCAGCTCGCGGGCGCACCCTCGTTGTCACCGATGGGGATCCGCATGGTCGCTCACGCGCTGGTGAAGTTCGCCACCGACGAGCAGAAGAAGTTCTTCCTCCCCCGCATACTGACCGGCGAGGTGTTCTTCTGCCAGGGCTACTCCGAACCGGAGGCCGGCTCCGACCTCGCGGCCCTGTCGATGGCGGCAGTCGACGACGGTGACGACCTGGTGTGCACGGGCAGCAAGATCTGGACGACCCACGCCCGCGAGGCGAACTGGATGTTCGCGTTGGTGCGCACGTCGAAGAGCGCGAAGAAGCAGCAGGGCATCACGTTCGTCCTCATCGACATGACCTCGCCGGGTATCCAGATTCGGCCGCTGGTCATGACGTCCGGCGAAGAGGTGCAGAACCAGGTCTTCTTCGACGAGGTCCGGGTGCCGAAGGCCAACGTTCTCGGCAAGATCGACGAAGGCTGGACAGTCGCCAAATACTTGTTGGAGTTCGAACGCGGCGGCGGTGCATCATCACCCGCCCTGCAGGTGATGGCCGACGAGATCGCCACCGTCGCCGCCGACCAGCCCGGCCCCGCAGGCGGTCGGCTACTCGACGATCCCGCGTTCGCGAAGAAGCTGGCCGATGCCCGGATCCGCACCGAGGTGCTGGAGATTCTCGAATACCGGGTGCTCGCCGCGGTCGCCGAGGGCAAGAATCCCGGCGTCGCCTCGTCGATGCTCAAGGTGATCGCCACCGAGTTGAGCCAGACCCTGACCGAGCTGGCGATGGAGGCCGCCGGGCCGCGCGGGCGGGTGTACCAACCGCACGCGACCTACCCCGGCGGGCCGGTGACCGAATACGAACCGCCGGCCGACGACTACATCAGCGGTGAGGAGTGGCAGGCGGTCGCGCCACTTCGCTACTTCAACGATCGCGCCGGCTCGATCTACGCCGGCAGCAACGAGATTCAGCGCAACATCCTGGCCAAAGCGGCTCTCGGACTGTAAGGAGCAAGCGATGGACTTCAACTTGAGCAAGGAACAGGAACTGCTCCGCGACGGGCTGGGCAAGTTCCTGTCGACCAGGTACGAACTCGAAAAGAGCCGGGCGGCGGCCAAGACCGGGTCGGGATGGCAACCCGACATCTGGCGCGGCTTCGCCAACGAACTCGGCATCCTCGGCGCCGCCCTGCCGGAGGATGTCGGCGGGATCGGTGGCGGACCCGTGGAGATCATGGTGATCGCCGAGGCGCTGGGGCATGCGTTGGCCGTCGAGCCCTACGTGGACACCGTGGTGGTGGCCGGCGGCCTGCTGCACCGGGCCGGTGGACCGGTCGCAACCCCACTGCTGGAGAAGATCGTTGAGGGCACCGCCGTGGTCTCGCTGGCCGCGGCCGAGGCATCGTCTGGCGAGAACTGGCAGGACGTGTCGACCACCGCCGAGCGTGACGACGATGGGTGGACGCTGCGCGGCTCGAAAATCGTTGCCATGAGTGCACCATTGGCGACTCACCTTCTGGTGACCGCACGCAGCGAGAGCGGAATCTCACTGTTCGTCGTTGATCTCGACGGTCCCGGCGCGGGTATCGAGTTGCATCCCTATCGCACCGTCGATGACCGGCGCGCGGCCGACATCGACTTCGACGGACTTCGGCTGCCGGGCGACGCGCTGCTGGGCGAGGAAGGGCAGGCTTGGCCGTCGATCGCAGCGGCACGCGACGAAGGCGCAGCGGCAGTGTGTTCCGAGGCGGTCGGGTGTATGCGAAAGGTGTTGGCGGACACCGTCGAATACGCCAAGCAGCGCCATCAGTTCGGACAGCCGATCGGCAGTTTTCAGGCGCTGCAACATCGTATGGTCGACATGTACATGGAGCTCGAGCAGGCTGTCGCGGCCGTGTATCTCGCGGTCCTCAACATCGAGGCCGAACCCAAGGTGCGCGCGCGGGCGGTGTCGGCGGCCAAGGCCACGATCGGGCGCGCGGCGCGCTTCATCGGCCAGCAGTCGGTGCAGCTGCACGGCGGCATGGGTATGACGGAGGAACTCGCGATCGGCCACTACTTCAAGCGGCTGACGGCGGTTCAATTCGAGTTCGGGTCGACGGACTATCACGTCGCCCGGTATGCGGAGCTGACCCGCTCCTAGTGGCGATTTCGGCGCGCATACGACCGCTCAGCGAGCGTCGACGCACCGAAATCGCAGGTAAGTAGGGTGAGTGTGTGAGCTCTCGCGGGTGGATCCTGTTCCTCGCGATGAGCGTCATCTGGGGCATCCCCTATCTGCTGATCAAGGTCGCCGTCGAGGGTGTGTCCGTTCCCGTGCTGGTGTTCGCCCGCGTCGCCGTCGGTGCGGCGGTCTTACTTCCGCTGGCCCTGTCGCGGCGAACGGTGGAGATCGTGCGCGGGCACTGGAAGGCGCTGGCCGGTTTCGCGTTCTTCGAGATCATCGCCGCGTGGTGGCTGCTGTCTGACGCCGAACGCCACCTCACCAGCTCGATGACCGGCCTGCTGATCGCCGCGGCGCCCATCATTGCGGCGGTGCTTGATCGACTCACCGGGGGCGAGCGACTGGGCACCAAACGGATCCTCGGCCTCGCCGTCGGCATTGCCGGCGTAACCGTTCTCGCGGGCCCGCACCTGGGCGGCAGCACATGGCCGATCGTCGAGGTGCTGTTGGTGGCCACGTGTTACGCAATCGCTCCGCTGATCGCCGCGCGCTACCTGGCCGACGTCCCGGCGCTCCCGATGACCGCGGTGTGCCTCGGCTTCGCCGCAGTGGTGTACGCGGGACCGGCCGCCGCGACCTGGCCGTCCGAGATGCCCTCCACTCGTGTGCTTTTGGCACTGGCGGGGCTCGCACTCATTTGCACGGCTCTGGCGTTTCTCGTGTTCTTCGCGCTGATTCGCGAGGTCGGAGCGGCTCGTGCGCTGGTGTTCACCTACATCAATCCGGCGGTGGCGTTGGCGGCAGGGGTGATCGTGCTGAACGAGCCCCTGACGCTGTGGAACGTCGCGGCGCTCGTACTCATCCTCGTCGGTTGTGTGCTCGCCACCCACCGTCGCGCGGCCGCCCCAGCGCGAGCCGGGAGCGAGCCGACGCATGTCGGCCCGGCTAGCCCCTGCGCGCCTCGTCGACGTACGCCGTGATCGCGTCGGTCAGCGCACGCAATTCGCGGCTGACGTCGACAGGGTCCGGCACCGCCATGGTGGCGACCATCGCACCCATCAGGGTGGTCCACACGAGATTGCCGACCGCATCGGCGCGCTCGGGTTCGAGTCCCTCGGCGACATAACGGCCGAGATCGGTCAGTGTCGCGAACAGGCCCAACAGATGACGTTGGTCCACGTCTGCGCGGCTGGCTCGGGTGGCGATCAGAATCTCCAGCGCCGCAATCGATGTCGGACTGAGGAAGGCGTCCGCGACAGTGTTGACGAGGAGTTCGGTCCTCGCTCGTCCGACATGTGAGCCCAGTATCGGCTCGACCTCTCGCAGCTTGGCCAGCAGCTCGCTGAAGCCACTGTCGACGACGGCCATCAGCAGACCGTCGCGGTCACCGAAGTGATATTGGATGACCCCCCAGGTGACGCCGGCCCGCTCGGTGATGTGCTTGGCACTCGCGGCGCCGAATCCCTCCTCGAGCACACAGCGCACCGTCTCGTCGATGACCATCGCCCGCGTGCGGTCCGCGCGAACCTGCTTGCCGTTCGCGGGACGTCGCGGTGTGACGTTGGAGGTCATGGTCGTCCGGATGTTACGGCGGAGGGGAAGGCCGGCGAGACAAAGCGTTGGACCATCTGCCGTTCGGTCTCAGCATCGTTGACGGGCCAGTACATCAACGCCAGCACGACCCGGACGATCCACTGTCCGGCCTGCGAATCGTCCTCGGCGAGGCCGTTGATCTCACGAGCAAACCGCGCGACAACCGGAGATTCGGTGAACCAGGAGATCTCCTGAGCCTTCACCGAGGACATCATCAGTCGCCCCAGAGGATCAGAGCGGATCTCCTTCAGCGCCACCAAAATCGCGGTGACAATTCGTTCCGAACCCGTCAGATGGTCAGATGCTTCGCGGACCGTGTCGATGATCCGGGCGGCGACGCGGACGAGAACGGCCTCACGAATCTCGTTCTTGCCGCCGGCATGGCGGTAGATCGTCGCTCGTGAGCAGTGCACGCGCGACGCGAGCGCGTCGACGTCGAAGGCGTCCAACCCGCCGGTGGCGATCATCTCGGTGGCGGCGGCATAGATACGCTCGGCAGCCGCGGTTCGGCGGTCGTCGCCCACCAGCCAGTCCGTGCGAGGCATAAAACTGATGATCTCATGTTGAGACAAAAGTGCGCGTATATCTCACTGATTGTGCTGGTGGAGCCTCTGGTGTGCGACAGCCGCTGCCAGTGCCCGCGAGCTGCCTTTTCATCTTTCCATCCGCCCGTTGACGCGATGAATCGCACGCGTTCAGCCTTGAGTAATGACGGTGCAAGAGGGTCAGCTCGGGCTCGCTCTGTTCGACGATGACTACATCCAGGATCCATATCCCCTCTACGAACGGATGCACGCCGACGGCCCGGTGCACGCGATCGGCGACTCGGGGTTCTACGCCGTCTCCGGATGGGATGCCATCAACGACGTGATCGCACGGCCACAGGATTTCTCGTCGAATCTGACGGCAACAATGACCTACGAAGACGGGAAGGTCGGCCGGTTCGCCTTCAGTGAACTCGGCAGCGAGTTGCAGGCGCTGGCGACCGCCGACGATCCCGCCCACGCTGCCCACCGCAAGTTGCTGTTGCCGCAACTCGCCGCGCGGCGGATCAAGTCTGTTGAAGAGTATGTCGGCGAGATCGAAGCCCGGTTATGGGACGAATACGTCCACGACGGACGCATCGAGTGGATGTCGGCGATGGCCAACCGCCTGCCGATGATGATCGTCACCCGCCTGATCGGCGTACCCGATGTGGACACCGAGCAGCTGATGCGGTGGGGTTATGCCGGCACCAAGACGGTCGAGGGTCTGGTCAGTCAGGATGAACTCAACGAGGCGGGTGTCGCCGTCATGGAGCTCGCCGTCTACATCAACGAGCACTTTCAGCTGGCCGCCGACGACCCCAAGGACAACCTGCTCGGTGATCTCGCAACCGCCCGCGCCACAGGGGATTTGACCGATGCGACGGCACTGAACATCATGGCGACGTTGTTCAGTGCCGGCGGTGAGTCCACCGCGTCGCTGATCGGGTCCGCCGCACACCTGCTGGCTTCACAGCCGGCGATCCAGCGGGAGGTTCGCAACGATCCGGATCTTTTGAGCGCGTTCCTGGAGGAAGTGCTGCGATTCGAGCCACCCTTCCGGGGGCACTACCGTCACGTCGTCAATGACACTGCTCTCTTTGGAGTCGACCTACCCGCCGAATCACGCCTGGTGTTGCTGTGGGGGGCTGCCAACCGGGACCCGTCACACTTCGACGACCCCAACGAGTTTCGCCTCGACCGGGTGGGGAGCAAGGGGCACATCACTTTTGGCAAGGGCGCGCACTTCTGTGTTGGAGCTGCGCTCGCCCGGCTGGAAGCGAAAATCGTCATCGGTCAGCTCCTCGAGCGCACCTCGTGGATCGAGCCCGTCGACACCGGCAGGTGGCTGCCCAGCCTCCTGGTGCGCCGGCTCGAGAAGCTCGAGCTGGCCGTGACTCAGCCCGTCACAACCTGAAGCGGCCGGCGAACCCGCGCAACGGCAGATCGGCGCTCGTGATCAGCCCTGGTGCGGCGGCGACGACCGACGAGATCGCGCTCAGGGCGGGCATCCCGGTCACGGTCATACCGATCGAGGCGAAGTTCGCGGGATCCGACAGGTCGACACCGGGCTTCGGAAAAATCATGTGCTTGTTGTACACACACGGGTCGCCCTTGATCTGAGTGATGTAGCAGCCCTTGATATCCCAACTCGGATCGGTGTGTGGCGTCATCTGCCATTCCAGGTGGACCTCGACCC
It encodes the following:
- a CDS encoding GGDEF domain-containing protein, producing MAAGGRTERNRDHYYWLTAFLAARGLQTRTCLVVAGMIISAGSIPLFTTASPAGASYFWGRIVAVVGAVCSVAMAGVWLRKRWPTRVTSEACVIIGSVYIAAASVMTTNPVVGLLGSTAFAILGGFVALFHSVRLLVSMWVVGAATVVALAVRVAETDSVLAITGALLVGLVNVFTVFACRTLLRSITSDVRLDDLEPLTNLLTHGAFAEQAATLMSSRDRGGDRYLMVAVVNLDSFSLYRDMAGVAAADRARVAVGQRLRETVRQVALIAHVSEDEFLIADVLNTDDPSPLVERVRATVASSPSRLTASIGVVSTAMSPLAGHPPYDVLDEVLSVATDAMHDARRAGGNRAQLILSPALTVLKRPAGGVWSAEESA
- a CDS encoding DHA2 family efflux MFS transporter permease subunit → MSNRVTGYRVEMASPRSGSSPTAVPPTPRWSVLAVIGVAQLMVVLDITIVNIALPSAQDDLGFDIASRPWVITAYSLAFGSLLLLGGRLSDRIGVRRTLIIGLLGFAAASAVGGVAGGFAMLITARAAQGVFAAILAPAALSTLNITFTAPKDRAKAFAVFSAIAASGAVVGLLLGGAMTEWLSWRWCLYVNMALALPAALGALIVVRASPTQRRVKLDWPGAAAATGGLFCLVYGLSHAESHGWSALLTVVMLALSAVLIGVFVIVETQVQTPLLPLKIIADRNRGGAYLTIAITFCAMFAAFLFLTYFMQRDLRYSPLATGVAFLPMAVGIGLAAALANTFLMPKVGPRPIIPIGMVVAAAGMAWLGELEVGATYRHDILGPIVLLGIGMGLAFSPAVATATSGVATADAGVASAMVNTSQQIGGTVGTAALSTIFTTALTRYIDNHRSPTRAVAEAGAVHGYTVAFYIAGLLFVSGAVLTALILRSGRIQNVGDSDVSASSASIRS
- a CDS encoding beta-ketoacyl synthase N-terminal-like domain-containing protein, giving the protein MAGPMTITGIGAVTGYGWGAEQLWNGLLSGKPAAKLVGGYGSSGDEDAWVARVADEGDPLDGLSRSSRAMRGAAREALTDAADRGWVPGARVGLLHAVVVSEVEGWRDFYLKDAAHRRIRDYLTLMPSTPVSMLMQEYDFHGPAMNVSAMCSSGNAGLITAKMWLDSGYVDDVVFVSTDLSLTPENVEHFVRLGVAVVDVEPLDACRPFQEGSRGFPAGEAAVAFVLSNRAERGYVDVLGGDMTHDAYHLTSVDPQRTYIDGCVRNALKAANTSTDQVAYLNAHGPGTAQCDKAEGEIVDEVLHGAPHIYSVKQLVGHCQGAAAAVELAAAALGYAHGTVPAPPTVAPGHPRLLDGPTPLKPGAVTLKTSLGMGGHNSAVVLAPAA
- a CDS encoding sensor domain-containing protein; its protein translation is MAVEADDVGTTNASSVEQRYRQLLEHSPYPMCVHADGRVVYVNPAGVRDINANSADDVVGRMITDFVDAESIAPMLSRIAALHEEGDSSPPSEAVMRRLDGSPLEVEVVSVLTNWNGKPAYQVIFRDLTMQKAAEESLRYQAALVTHATDAIIATTLDGAVTSWNPAAEAIYGRSAKHALGLPINEAVGAAIDPAAVIAGGGVRHGVHRAANGTALIVRVSAAAMGENGYVLVCSDQTALRRAERRFQTVVDSLVEGVVVLDSNGQPEWINPAARRILGLASSRVLERDVDPSVVFPLYDSDGASLDNWHQFFVRGLKSGLANPHDIVGFDRADGTRRWLSVSTRLLDPSETGQQALLASFTDITDQRDAQLQLRHQAHHDSLTGLPNRAYAEAQATEALLEDPPTLAAVMFIDLDNIKTVNDAFGHHTGDTVIKAAAQRLRATLRSEDLIARHGGDEFVALLFGNADHTALKRLAERLHAALATPLDVSGISCSLTASIGVTEVRPGDRRDAAEILRDADAAMYKAKAHRATTHFLSSPSGTDPRLRVHK
- a CDS encoding acyl-CoA dehydrogenase family protein → MDLTFSAADIAFRDEVREFLNDKLTPELRRAGRLMTSVYADHEASMEWQRILHERGWAAPAWPVEHGGCDWSLTQHYIFSRESQLAGAPSLSPMGIRMVAHALVKFATDEQKKFFLPRILTGEVFFCQGYSEPEAGSDLAALSMAAVDDGDDLVCTGSKIWTTHAREANWMFALVRTSKSAKKQQGITFVLIDMTSPGIQIRPLVMTSGEEVQNQVFFDEVRVPKANVLGKIDEGWTVAKYLLEFERGGGASSPALQVMADEIATVAADQPGPAGGRLLDDPAFAKKLADARIRTEVLEILEYRVLAAVAEGKNPGVASSMLKVIATELSQTLTELAMEAAGPRGRVYQPHATYPGGPVTEYEPPADDYISGEEWQAVAPLRYFNDRAGSIYAGSNEIQRNILAKAALGL